The following proteins come from a genomic window of Larimichthys crocea isolate SSNF chromosome XV, L_crocea_2.0, whole genome shotgun sequence:
- the wnk3 gene encoding serine/threonine-protein kinase WNK1 isoform X7, producing the protein MATDPGEPTGTEDSSEKPDGQREEDTEQEGRADPQRERTHSTPSDFPSSQTQERKATGGEDGGIRGGGGGETSQAGEDNLGRPISFSTPSLPVDTGQKRLRREKRFFRKSVEICEEDDDVAVPPEAPHSAPHLELRSSDSVFTSSTQQQGVASSCAALGHDPSCPSSSQEPGKDAPSSTTTQRGKERDREQEEEAEMKAVATSPGGRFLKFDIELGRGAFKTVYKGLDTETWVEVAWCELQDRKLTKAEQQRFKEEAEMLKGLQHPNIVRFYDSWESVLRGKKCIVLVTELMTSGTLKTYLKRFKVMKPKVLRSWCRQILKGLHFLHTRTPPIVHRDLKCDNIFITGPTGSVKIGDLGLATLMRTSFAKSVIGTPEFMAPEMYEEHYDESVDVYAFGMCMLEMATSEYPYSECQNAAQIYRKVTSGIKPASFDKVNDPEIKEIIEGCIRQNKSQRLSIRDLLNHAFFGEDTGVRVELAEEDSGTQDCLALRIWVEEPKKLKGKHKDNEAIEFSYDLENDSAEEVALEMVKSGFFHESDAKVVGKSIRDRVNLIKKSRERRQQQLLQQQQGFEERKDPTLTSHTFSHPSCPSSLGQGAAGQTGGGGGGGAGQESEELPEVDQHVRQQHIISGTTLSLPEGESIGSASCESYASGQSQAYSQQGESYSHSQTTLLPTAASTGALTHPQMVPIGESGSVPNVPVGQSMSNMSIGQSGGGPVGQTFLQPSTMVPQVSPSVPQQYFQSQTFPSEAFQTATPHGSMAPSQSYIPPVSPQAPINVLTTSMTVSDPAGLAGTIVPLTQQTQPTATPMQLTDIIPQAAPQQTQPVMIPQQTIVQQQQIGMDPQISTLQQQPQQQMEAQATLLEQQQQQQQVSTTQPPTEQHPQSVSATAVQTHQHEPQQQIYVQQPVPAVHTAPQQQVLPTQTGMEQRAMSLPQPGEQPQTYKPQPTGDPREQTMIQPQQLQQQLQQQQTLLQQQQQQALLLEQHQTYVQQQLDQQQQKALLQQQQQQQAQLKQHQLEQQQALIHKQLLDQQQQQTLIQQQQEQQQQGLLQQQQTQQVILQHQLEQQQQQPPLQQQQQSQLYQQIGQHQAGIQKEPEKQQQQQIVLQQQPQQTQQQKEQQLQQQALLRQIEQQQQQALIEQHLQQQAILQQHQLQQKAQLQQQQQEQQQVQLKQQIEQQQQALLQQQLEQQRQQQVLLQQQQAERLQQQALLQQQIQEQQAAIIQLQQTEKQEAVPIPQVASNSEQQIQQQPSSIPQLNTAQFPPHTTLTQQQVIEQQQHAALIQQQKQQQQQQQQAFVSHPQHHTSVMESHVPVGAPASTEMIQHQTQIVSQAQVPMAIQTMQIPVQTSVVPAQVLTQQGQSEAHPQNQGQVPVQFKAQSTVQAAQAVIEAQVTPPVAVIQGQTHIIQTQQIPLQTSYPGPAAPKQSQVTSQPIIQTQPQHLTMSQSQPPHVQAATVDAQMMGQQSQAVVQPPVAITSIANQIQHETLVQQNVQMPGLMQAQLQQQTQGQTPIQVHAQAAAGLLTPQYVPQPTHQAMPSLQQDITHIKQQQQQQESVLQYQQMILSPGSAGSVGTTTDSLSSAVDPTNFVATPHPVQKAGQAYVPSQTTQHPAVQTQQQPQGSTADPSVIQPISQPTMPQSTGQYQQQLQKLSQAQQPLAPAPPQPQLLAQPIPTPIQQPLPPKQPLIPFEESQLSAPPTSHLMTHPTAHIVPSNVAGTQSPYSHLAAGASPSPQHQAKQMLPAHTHTQTSIQAQMHSQTQTQVQTQAHSHTQTHTETPIAEQPVLPHAVFPAQQMPLSPSHTSCPPTSLPSLASLPSYHPAAAPVPELPTSPPAAQVTLPGQADFIPTSPPPVTTLQPLDSNAPKLPQASLQDCDLSLLGIAQDGPYLSSTERHSSSGSVPANGEEALQLLANGKLEKLKTQRRASSQRPEKVSHQFQLSMLQVSGSGDNMVECQLETHSNKMVTFKFDIEGDAPEDIADYMVEEDFVLDVEKEKFVEELRAIVKKAHEILQTHSLTGSTDQLHVSTPTGSSVDSVPHSSPVGRWRFFINQTIRHRDSLSSQGAVTPPPTSETRIPGSPKTERDTSPHSSSSTTSPTPSRSSSTSPDPERDGVGEDVSSEVPNSAELGPVEKQPGPSLPSTSASSTPPTSLLPPNQDDAAGPQRPPVPGEPTILAVPSHSDTSTTGDASWPPNQHPIPLRHGQQKHNAGGGYFGLNLTCPSIRNPVSKKSWTRKFKNWACKLRHSASLFKKPRVQQDGRSSSQALKEEKEAPPLNPPQSRKGRFQVTPVPQSSPPKEAPSGHSNTHRKVGRFSVSQTETKKKDRQTDSSPVSPDLERERRRSRAKDGEKEESKRTPAMAHLPRGHGHSHSPLGSSDDDNESELEDEDLRKELHKLREKHIKEVVSLQAQQNRELQELYRQLRSLKDQRQSLPTSLSRTPPLPTAPPALSPRRPRPAKIKLRPRPHSHIDNNGVTHSGIQQSSCFSGGEQSRLPLYCNPEHHTSLPAKRDHSPLRKSTFTDELHKLVDNWTKETVGPLPPKPSLNQIKQIQQVQELGGWSQQTEVAPPGWFPVAPLNTQAPPTPASLPVAPPPHYTGGGSLSALHSPGKPPQTHMAQVPQMQQSLHLHQSLPLQQMTYQQSPLRQQIPQPLMQTPIQSQSLPQTQPITQLPHSPPQSQPLLPSQMPTSPVSTATPLLPGSGTAVPTDSTAATGGTFCPCSSSSSTSSSSCSTAALPTSAKIHPTPPTSTLPLGQK; encoded by the exons ATGGCTACTGATCCAGGTGAGCCAACTGGCACCGAGGACTCCTCGGAAAAACCTgatggacagagggaggaggacacGGAGCAGGAGGGCAGGGCTGACccacagagggagaggacacACAGCACCCCCTCGGACTTCCCCTCCTCCCAGACTCAGGAGAGAAAAGcaacaggaggagaggatggaggaatCCGGGGGGGAGGCGGAGGGGAAACAAGCCAGGCGGGTGAGGACAACCTAGGCAGACCGATTTCATTCTCCACGCCCTCCTTACCAGTCGACACTGGCCAGAAACGACTCAGGAGGGAGAAACGCTTCTTCAGGAAGAGTGTGGAGATTTGTGAGGAGGACGATGACGTGGCTGTGCCGCCAGAGGCGCCCCACAGTGCCCCCCACCTGGAGCTGCGCTCCTCAGACTCAGTCTTCACCAGCAGTACCCAGCAGCAAGGGGTTGCTTCATCTTGTGCTGCCTTGGGCCATGATCCATCCTGCCCCAGCTCCAGCCAGGAGCCTGGCAAGGATGCACCTTCCTCCACAACCACCCagagggggaaggagagggaccgcgagcaggaagaagaggcagagatgAAGGCTGTGGCCACCTCTCCTGGGGGCAGGTTCCTCAAGTTTGACATTGAACTGGGCAGAGGAGCCTTCAAGACTGTCTATAAAGGCCTGGACACAGAGACGTGGGTGGAGGTGGCTTGGTGTGAACTTCAG GACCGCAAGCTGACCAAGGCGGAGCAGCAACGCTTTAAGGAGGAGGCCGAGATGCTGAAGGGGCTTCAGCACCCCAACATCGTCCGCTTTTATGATTCCTGGGAGTCTGTGCTCCGCGGCAAAAAGTGCATCGTACTGGTCACTGAACTCATGACTTCAGGAACACTCAAAAC ttACCTGAAACGCTTCAAGGTGATGAAACCCAAAGTCCTGAGGAGCTGGTGTAGGCAAATCTTGAAAGGTCTTCACTTCCTTCACACCAGGACTCCTCCAATAGTCCACCGGGACCTCAAGTGTGACAACATCTTTATAACAGGCCCCACAGGCTCAGTCAAGATAGGTGACCTGGGACTGGCTACTCTTATGCGGACTTCCTTTGCCAAGAGTGTAATAG GAACCCCGGAGTTCATGGCTCCAGAGATGTACGAGGAGCACTATGATGAGTCTGTGGACGTCTACGCCTTTGGGATGTGCATGCTGGAGATGGCCACTTCAGAATACCCGTACTCTGAGTGCCAAAATGCTGCTCAGATCTATCGCAAAGTCACAAGC GGTATAAAGCCAGCCAGCTTTGATAAAGTGAATGACCCAGAGATCAAAGAGATCATCGAAGGCTGCATTCGTCAGAACAAGAGCCAGAG ACTGTCCATCCGAGACCTCCTAAACCACGCATTCTTTGGAGAAGACACAGGAGTCCGGGTGGAGCTGGCAGAGGAGGACTCAGGCACCCAGGATTGTCTAGCTCTCCGGATTTGGGTCGAAGAGCCCAAAAAGCTAAAAGGAAAGCACAAAGACAATGAGGCCATTGAGTTCAGCTATGACCTGGAGAATGATAGTGCAGAAGAAGTGGCTCTAGAGATG GTGAAGTCAGGATTTTTCCATGAGAGTGATGCCAAAGTGGTAGGAAAATCCATCCGGGACCGTGTAAATCTAATCAAAAAGTCACGAGAGCGtcggcagcagcagctactccagcagcagcagggctttgaagaaagaaaagatccCACTCTCACCTCCCACACCTTTTCTCATCCATCCTGTCCATCCTCACTTGGGCAAGGGGCAGctggacagacaggaggaggaggaggaggaggagcaggacagGAGTCTGAGGAGCTGCCTGAAGTGGACCAACATGTCAGGCAGCAACATATTATCAGTGGGACAACCCTTAGTTTGCCAG aagGTGAGAGCATTGGGTCTGCCAGCTGTGAATCTTATGCAAGTGGACAGAGCCAGGCGTACTCTCAGCAAGGGGAATCATACAGCCACTCCCAGACTACTCTCCTTCCTACAGCAGCT AGCACTGGTGCATTGACTCATCCTCAAATGGTTCCCATTGGTGAGAGTGGAAGTGTTCCAAATGTGCCTGTTGGTCAGAGTATGTCCAACATGTCCATAGGCCAAAGTGGCGGAGGACCTGTTGGCCAGACATTTCTCCAGCCCAGTACCATGGTTCCACAGGTATCACCAAGTGTCCCTCAACaatattttcag TCACAAACATTCCCATCAGAAGCATTTCAAACTGCCACTCCCCATGGGTCAATGGCCCCCTCACAGTCATACATACCCCCTGTTTCCCCACAAGCACCCATTAATGTTCTCACTACATCCATGACAGTCAGTGATCCTGCTGGACTAGCGGGGACCATTGTGCCCCTCACTCAACAGACCCAACCCACTGCCACTCCCATGCAGCTCACTGACATAATTCCCCAGGCAGCACCCCAGCAAACACAGCCTGTCATGATCCCTCAGCAGACTATtgttcaacaacaacagatagGGATGGATCCCCAGATTTCCACtcttcagcagcagccacaacagCAAATGGAGGCCCAGGCCACTCTGCtcgaacaacaacaacaacaacaacaagttagTACCACTCAGCCACCAACGGAGCAGCATCCACAGAGTGTTTCAGCTACAGCTGTCCAGACACATCAACATGAGCCTCAGCAGCAGATCTATGTACAGCAGCCTGTTCCTGCTGTCCACACAGCTCCTCAGCAGCAGGTGTTACCTACACAGACAGGTATGGAGCAGCGAGCTATGTCATTACCACAGCCAGGGGAGCAACCTCAGACTTATAAGCCTCAACCAACGGGCGATCCTCGTGAGCAGACCATGATACAACCACAACAACTGCAACAACAGCTTCAGCAACAGCAGACTCTgttacaacagcagcaacaacaagctTTACTGCTTGAGCAACATCAGACGTACGTCCAGCAACAGCTtgatcagcaacaacaaaaagcattgcttcaacagcagcagcaacaacaggcTCAATTAAAACAACATCAACTGGAGCAGCAGCAAGCACTTATACACAAGCAGTTGTTGgatcaacaacagcaacaaactcTTATTCAGCAACAGCAAGAGCAACAACAGCAAGGTCTTttacagcaacagcaaacacaacaagtGATTTTACAACATCAATtagagcagcaacaacaacagcctccattacagcaacagcagcagagccagTTATATCAACAAATTGGGCAACACCAAGCTGGAATACAAAAAGAACCAGaaaagcaacagcagcagcaaatagTATTGCAGCAGCAACCTCAGCAGACACAACAGCAAAAGGAACAACAATTGCAGCAACAAGCCTTACTCCGACAAAtagaacaacagcagcagcaagcactGATAGAACAGCATTTGCAACAACAGGCTATTTTACAACAGCATCAGCTGCAACAGAAAGCTCAgctacagcaacagcaacaagaGCAGCAACAAGTGCAACTCAAGCAGCAgatagagcagcagcagcaagctcTGTTGCAGCAACAGCTAGAACAACAGCGTCAGCAACAAGTcctgttgcaacaacaacaagcagagaGATTGCAGCAACAAGCTTTGTTACAGCAACAGATTCAAGAGCAACAAGCAGCCATCATTCAACTTCAGCAAACTGAGAAACAAGAGGCTGTCCCCATTCCACAAGTGGCAAGTAACAGTGAGCAGCAAATTCAGCAGCAGCCGAGCAGCATCCCACAACTTAACACAGCTCAGTTTCCACCTCATACCACTCTCACACAGCAGCAAGTAATAGAGCAGCAACAGCACGCAGCATTGatccagcagcagaagcagcagcagcagcagcagcagcaagcatTTGTTTCCCACCCTCAGCATCACACCTCTGTAATGGAATCTCATGTCCCAGTTGGAGCTCCAGCCAGCACTGAGATGATTCAGCACCAAACTCAAATTGTCTCACAGGCCCAGGTCCCCATGGCCATTCAGACTATGCAGATACCTGTCCAGACGTCTGTTGTCCCAGCTCAGGTCCTTACCCAGCAAGGACAAAGTGAGGCTCATCCACAGAACCAGGGCCAGGTCCCCGTCCAATTCAAAGCTCAGTCCACAGTCCAAGCAGCACAGGCTGTGATTGAGGCCCAAGTAACACCTCCAGTGGCTGTCATCCAGGGACAGACCCACATCATCCAGACCCAGCAAATTCCCTTACAGACTAGTTATCCAGGACCTGCCGCTCCAAAACAGAGTCAGGTAACTTCTCAGCCAATAATCCAGACTCAGCCTCAGCACCTGACAATGAGTCAGTCCCAGCCACCACATGTCCAGGCGGCAACTGTGGATGCTCAGATGATGGGCCAACAAAGTCAAGCTGTTGTCCAGCCTCCAGTTGCAATTACTTCAATCGCCAATCAGATCCAACATGAGACTCTTGTTCagcaaaatgttcaaatgcCAGGGCTCATGCAGGCCcagctgcagcaacaaacacaagGCCAGACACCTATCCAGGTGCATGCACAGGCTGCTGCTGGCCTTTTGACACCTCAATATGTCCCTCAGCCTACCCACCAAGCCATGCCATCTTTACAACAGGATATAACTCATattaaacaacagcagcagcaacaggagtCAGTACTGCAGTATCAGCAGATGATTCTGTCTCCTGGCTCAGCTGGAAGTGTTGGAACTACAACAGATAGTCTCAGTTCTGCAGTTGACCCTACAAACTTTGTGGCCACCCCTCATCCTGTGCAGAAGGCTGGACAAGCATATGTTCCAAgccaaacaacacaacatcCAGCTGttcagacccagcagcagcccCAAGGAAGCACTGCCGACCCTTCAGTCATTCAGCCCATCTCCCAGCCTACTATGCCTCAGTCTACTGGGCAATACCAGCAACAGCTACAGAAGCTTTCTCAAGCACAGCAACCTCtagctccagctcctccacagcCCCAATTATTGGCACAGCCCATCCCTACTCCCATCCAGCAACCACTTCCTCCAAAGCAGCCATTGATACCATTTGAGGAGAGTCAGTTGTCAGCCCCACCTACTTCACATCTGATGACCCATCCCACTGCACATATAGTCCCCAGTAATGTGGCAGGGACCCAGTCCCCCTATAGTCATCTAGCGGCAGGCGCCTCACCTTCTCCACAGCACCAAGCCAAGCAGATGCtgcctgctcacacacacacacaaaccagcaTTCAGGCTCAAATGCACtcccaaacacagacacaagttCAGACACAGGCACATtctcacactcagacacacactgagacacctATTGCTGAACAGCCTGTCCTGCCCCATGCTGTCTTTCCTGCACAACAAATGCCCCTCAGCCCCTCTCATACCTCATGCCCTCCAACATCACTACCATCTCTTGCATCCCTACCATCCTaccatcctgctgctgcccCTGTGCCAGAGCTGCCTACATCTCCACCAGCGGCTCAGGTAACCTTACCAGGGCAGGCCGACTTTATAcccacctcccctccacctGTCACTACTCTACAACCGCTTGATTCTAATGCCCCCAAACTGCCCCAAGCCTCGCTGCAAGACTGTGACCTTTCCCTGCTGGGCATTGCTCAG GATGGTCCATACCTGTCAAGTACAGAACGTCATTCTTCGTCAGG GTCTGTTCCAGCTAACGGAGAAGAAGCTCTTCAGCTCTTGGCCAATGGGAAGCTAGAGAAATTAAAGACTCAAAGAAGAGCTTCCAGTCAGAGGCCTGAGAAAGTTTCACATCAGTTTCAACTGAGCATGCTCCAG GTGTCTGGCAGTGGAGATAATATGGTGGAATGCCAATTGGAGACCCATAGCAACAAGATGGTGACATTTAAATTTGACATTGAAGGGGACGCACCTGAGGACATAGCAGATTACATG GTGGAGGAGGATTTTGTCCTTGatgtagagaaagagaaatttGTCGAGGAGCTTAGAGCCATAGTTAAAAAAGCTCACGAAATTCTTCAAACACATTCACTg ACTGGATCAACTGACCAGCTGCATGTGAGCACTCCCACTGGTTCTTCAG tggatTCAGTGCCCCACTCGTCCCCAGTGGGACGCTGGCGCTTCTTTATCAACCAGACCATCCGTCACAGAGACTCCCTATCCAGCCAGGGAGCAGTCACACCACCACCCACTTCAGAGACAAGGATACCCGGGTCTcctaaaacagagagag ataCATCGCCGcactcctcatcctccactACCTCCCCGACCCCCTCCCGTTCCTCGTCCACTTCCCCTGACCCAGAGAGGGATGGGGTAGGAGAAGATGTCTCCTCAGAAGTGCCCAACTCTGCAGAGCTGGGCCCAGTGGAGAAACAACCTGGACCATCActcccctccacctctgcctcatCCACCCCGCCtacctctctgctgcctcccaaTCAGGATGACGCTGCTGGGCCTCAGCGCCCACCTGTACCAGGAGAACCAACCATTCTT GCTGTACCCTCACACTCTGATACCAGTACCACTGGAGACGCATCGTGGCCCCCCAATCAGCACCCGATCCCCCTCCGGCATGGACAGCAGAAGCACAATGCAGGAGGTGGATATTTTGGCCTAAACCTGACATGTCCTAGTATCAGAAATCCTGTTAGCAAGAAATCCTGGACTCGCAAATTCAAAAACTGGGCGTGCAAACTGCGCCACTCCGCCAGCTTGTTCAAGAAGCCCAGAGTCCAGCAAG ATGGACGTTCCAGCAGTCAGGCACttaaagaggagaaggaggcgcCACCCCTAAATCCGCCTCAGTCACGCAAAGGACGATTTCAG GTGACTCCAGTGCCCCAGTCCTCTCCCCCAAAGGAGGCGCCATCAGGTCACAGTAACACTCACAGGAAAGTGGGGCGTTTCTCTGTATCCCAGACTGAGACTAAGAAAAAGGACAGGCAGACTGACAGCTCCCCAGTGTCTCCTGAtttggagagggagaggaggagatctCGGGCAAAAGatggggagaaggaggaaagtAAGAGGACCCCAGCAATGGCTCACCTGCCTCGAGGTCACGGACACAGCCACTCACCCCTGGGCAGtagtgatgatgataatgagaGTGAGCTGGAGGATGAAGATCTGAGAAAAGAACTGCACAAGCTCAGAGAGAA GCACATCAAAGAGGTGGTATCCCTTCAAGCCCAGCAgaacagagagctgcaggagCTGTACAGACAGCTCCGTTCCCTCAAAGACCAAAGGCAAAGTCTGCCTACCTCCCTGTCCCGAACCCCTCCTCTTCCCACGGCGCCGCCAGCCCTTTCTCCTCGTAGGCCCAGGCCAGCCAAAATCAAGCTCCGGCCTCGGCCTCATTCTCACATAGATAACAACGGAGTCACTCACTCTG GGATTCAACAGTCAAGTTGTTTCTCAGGTGGTGAACAGAGTAGACTGCCCCTATACTGCAACCCAGAGCACCACACTTCACTGCCTGCTAAAAGAG ATCACAGCCCTCTAAGAAAAAGCACATTCACAGATGAGCTGCACAAACTTGTTGATAATTGGACGAAGGAGACAGTGGGCCCCTTGCCACCCAAACCTTCactgaatcaaatcaaacagattCAGCAGGTGCAGGAgttggggggctggagccagcAGACTGAG GTGGCTCCACCAGGTTGGTTTCCAGTGGCACCACTGAACACCCAGGCACCCCCGACCCCTGCCAGCTTGCCTGTGGCACCCCCTCCCCATTACACAGGTGGAGGGAGCCTGTCTGCCTTGCACTCTCCAGGAaaaccaccacaaacacacatggctCAAGTGCCACAGATGCAGCAAAGTTTACACCTCCATCAGTCTCTCCCCCTCCAGCAGATGACCTATCAGCAGTCCCCACTCCGCCAGCAAATACCACAGCCCCTGATGCAAACTCCCATACAGTCTCAGTCGCTACCACAGACACAACCCATCACACAGCTGCCCCACTCACCACCTCAAAGCCAACCGCTGCTGCCTTCCCAAATGCCCACATCTCCAGTGTCCACAGCCACGCCCCTGTTGCCTGGCAGTGGCACCGCTGTACCCACAGATAGCACTGCTGCTACTGGGGGGACATTTTGCCCCtgttcctcatcctcttccacctcttcctcttcttgctCTACTGCTGCTCTACCTACCAGTGCCAAAATTCACCCAACACCCCCCACCTCTACTCTTCCTCTGGGACAGAAATGA